The genomic stretch ACAACGTATCGGACATGGTGACGCACTTGGGTCGTGTTGCCGGTAAGTGCGGTGTGAACTATGCCCCTTGTTATCTCTTTTTATTTTTATTTAAAACCAATCCCTTAGAGTCAAAGAATAATTTTCTTATGAGGTATCCTTCTCTTTCAAAAACGCTTATTACTTTTCTTAAATTATCACTACTCTTGTTTAGTAGTTCATATTGAGCTGAAAAAGTAGCTGTTGTTTCTATGAATTTAAATAGGAAATAATCATCTATCACACCATATTCTTGACCATATATTATCTTCACTTCTACATGCTGATTAGTTATTGAATTTGTAAAACAACATTCAGATCCATGAAAATAATAATTCCACGCCTCATTTATTGTACCTCTCTGATTTTTGCTCTTATTTCTTTTTAGATTCCTTAACTCATTAAGATTACCGAAGTTGAGATTAAAAGTATTTGACAAAAGTTTCATTAATTCATGCG from Sediminitomix flava encodes the following:
- a CDS encoding DUF6896 domain-containing protein — encoded protein: MSKKVVVDYTGRVVTFHDIEQEIIKNRSNQTGFKNIVISDPILQQLELMFPDKQFNYLEWSKLLFVIDSISTSFVLSHKLEFLKCFEEFDSVSHELMKLLSNTFNLNFGNLNELRNLKRNKSKNQRGTINEAWNYYFHGSECCFTNSITNQHVEVKIIYGQEYGVIDDYFLFKFIETTATFSAQYELLNKSSDNLRKVISVFEREGYLIRKLFFDSKGLVLNKNKKR